TTCATCTCCTTTTTCCAAAAGCATTGCTCAACAGCCCCAAAGCCCTTTGAAGCAATCACCGACACAACTTATTGATGAAGTCTGGCAAATTGTCAATCGGGAATATGTTGATAGCACTTTCAATGGGCAAGACTGGCAGGCTGTGCGCCAACAGTATTTAAATCGTTCTTATAGTTCTTCCCAAGATGCATATAGAGCAATTCGGGAAATGCTCCAAAAGCTAGATGATCGCTTTACTCGATTTATGGAGCCTGAAGAATTTAAGGCAATCCAGGTTTCTTCAGCAGAAGACGATGTGGGAGTGGGATTGCAATTAGATATAAATGAAAAAACAAAGGAAATAGAAGTTATCAGTGCTATTGAAGATACTCCTGCCATAAATGCTGGAATTTTGCCAAAAGATGTGTTGTTAAAAATTGATGGTCGCAGCACCAAAGGGATGAGTACTACTGAAGCTGTTAGACTTCTCAAAGGTGAGCCAGGAACAGCTGTAGTCTTGACAGTAGGCCGAGCTAACAAACAACTAGAGTTTAAGATAACCAGACAAAGATTAAAATTACAACCAGTTCGCTATCAACTTCAGGAAACTCCAAGCAGCAAGATTGGCTATATTCGCCTAACCGAGTTCAGTGCAAATGCTGTTACGGAAATGCAACAGGCAATAAAAGATTTGGAAAACAAACAGGTGGATGGGTACATTCTAGATTTGCGCTCCAACCCAGGTGGCTTGCTGTTCTCTAGCGTGGATATTGCCCGGATGTGGATAAATAAGGGTACGATTGTTTCAATGGTTGACCGTAATGGTGAAATAGAACGTGAACAGGCAAATGGAAAAGCTTTAACTAATAAACCTTTAGTAGCCATTGTCAATGAAGGGACAGCCAGTGGTACAGAAATTCTCGCAGGCGCATTGCAGGAGAACCAGCGAGCCATTTTAGTAGGTGTCAAGACTCTTGGTTATAACACAATTCAATCAGTGCGCTGGCTTGAGGATGGTTCAGGTTTAGCTGTAACTGTTGCCAAGTGGCGTACACCCAAAGGAAGAGACATCAATAAGTCAGGAATTATACCTAATGTGCTTGTAAATTTAACGCAAGCTCAACAGCAAGCAATGCTTCAAAAGCGTTCATTTGGGACAATGGCAGACCCTCAGTACTCTAAAGCTGTGGAAAAACTCACTCAATTGATAAAGAAAAATTGATGCTAAATAAAGTGGCAAGCCAAGGAACGCGATCGCATTTTATATCAAGTAATTAAATAGGGGTTATTGTATATTGTGCATCTTACCTTGAGTATGCCTGAGAAGTTATTAAGTAAGTAATAATGAATGAGGAGTTGAACAAGTAACTATGAACTTTCACTCTTAATTTTTGCTTTTAATTAATTCAAATTATGTCTAGAGACTTACCATATATTATTCCTTGCCCTCAACCTCAAATTGAAGAAAGTTTTGCTGTCTACCAAACAACTCACCAGTTTTATCACGAAGTTAAAACGAGAGCAGATTATCAAGAATACTGTGAGTGGTATTACGCAATAGCAGAACAGCATCGTCAAGACCTAAAAAAAATGCGCGGCGAATTGAATATAATGCAGTTTTTTGTTCGCCGCCAATGAGGGACGTTAAATAATTTCTAACTCCTTTTCACGGAAGTGAGCTTTAAATTTTTTACTAAACTGCACTAAAACAGGCAAGTTAGCACTAACTGGTCTATCGTGCCACTGGGTAACAATATCTACCACCTCTCCCTCTGTACCTTTTAGGTCAAATGCATTACCACGATGCTCGGGATGATGGTATACTACCACGGATTCTTTAACACGAACGCGATCGCCTTTCTTCATAATAGAATTTACACCTAGCTTCTGCTTTTCCACAAGTGTCTCCACTGCCATCCCTCACTGAACTTGCTGCTGATAAAACATAGACTGCTTGCAAAAGTTGCTTTTGGCTTCTAAGCAGTATTAAGACGTGATTTTACGCCTTAATACTGCCTAGACAAACAAAGCCTGCCTATGCAGGCTTGAATATTGTTCGTTCTCTTAGTCTAAAACCCTTGTTTTCCAATCTACGGGAGAATAAGAGAACCAGGCGATATCTAAAATCACCTGTGCTTTGGCAAGGGGCCTAACCATTTTATCTTCACTCTAGGGTGATACAGCAGTCAAGTTAGTCAGTTGTGGTTGTTGGTTAATAGTTAGTGGTTAGTGGTTAGTGGTGAGTTGTTGGTTGTCTCGCCATCACCCCATCTCCCTTGTCTCCTCCACTCCTCATACTCCTCATACTCCTCTTACCACCTCCCTTCCCTTACTTTTGGGGTAGACACAGCTGTTGCACTTTTTGGGAAAGTTGTCTACACATCTGCTGGAATGTTTGTGGCTGTAATTGTTGCCAAGCAAATAATCCTACTGTTGCACCTCCTAGCAACAAAGCCAGTAATCCTAGCAGTAAAACCAAAGGTTTTTGCTGGTGTTGAGTTGTATTAGAGGTTTCGCTGATCGGGGAAATGTCTAACTCCAGCAATACTTGTGAACTTGCTGCTAACTCAGATTCTTCTGATTGTGGTTCTTCTGCGACAATTTCTACTTGTTTCTCTTCGACAACTTCTATTTGTAATTTCTTTTGAGTAACTGGAACCAAATAATCTGGAGAAAGGCGATAATGGGCAAGCACTACAGATACATTGTCATGACCATTTTTCTGATTTGCCAGTTTAATCCAAGCGTGAACAGCCTCTTCTAAAGTCAGTTCCCCTGTGAAGACTGGTACAGCATAATCTCGCCAAGCTTGTTCTACTAAATTATTGTCACTCAAGCCATCGGAACACAACAATAATATGCCGTCTTCTTCCAAAATAAAGCGCCGAACTAGAGGACGAAGCAATTCACCATCTTTTGTTCCTAAAGCTTGGGTGA
Above is a genomic segment from Fischerella sp. JS2 containing:
- a CDS encoding S41 family peptidase; amino-acid sequence: MKQNLLVTTAAVTLTTVVITATSSPFSKSIAQQPQSPLKQSPTQLIDEVWQIVNREYVDSTFNGQDWQAVRQQYLNRSYSSSQDAYRAIREMLQKLDDRFTRFMEPEEFKAIQVSSAEDDVGVGLQLDINEKTKEIEVISAIEDTPAINAGILPKDVLLKIDGRSTKGMSTTEAVRLLKGEPGTAVVLTVGRANKQLEFKITRQRLKLQPVRYQLQETPSSKIGYIRLTEFSANAVTEMQQAIKDLENKQVDGYILDLRSNPGGLLFSSVDIARMWINKGTIVSMVDRNGEIEREQANGKALTNKPLVAIVNEGTASGTEILAGALQENQRAILVGVKTLGYNTIQSVRWLEDGSGLAVTVAKWRTPKGRDINKSGIIPNVLVNLTQAQQQAMLQKRSFGTMADPQYSKAVEKLTQLIKKN
- a CDS encoding ferredoxin-thioredoxin reductase variable chain; this translates as MAVETLVEKQKLGVNSIMKKGDRVRVKESVVVYHHPEHRGNAFDLKGTEGEVVDIVTQWHDRPVSANLPVLVQFSKKFKAHFREKELEII